From a region of the Actinopolymorpha singaporensis genome:
- the ccsB gene encoding c-type cytochrome biogenesis protein CcsB, translating to MSSLLASLSDNFVYASTAVIALAMLAHAAEWAFRRERRTSGRAEQSAAVRGETSGASTAAAQSSADDSGAGESGGGVAVLEREQAPDGGGVDRADLFARIGVALTILSTGLLGAGVLCRGFAAGRVPWSNLYEFSITGSFVIMVVYLVSLRKLRTNFLGLPLTGFVLVLLTVAISVLYIPVTGLIPALQSYWLVIHVSAACLATGIFTLGAVASALQIFKARYERRVAEGRRTPGGYLAQLPSAQAIDRVAYRLNAFAFPIWTFALIAGAVWAAAAWGRYWGWDPKETWMFITWVCYAAYLHARSTAGWRTKVSGIALVSYAALVFNLVGVNFFISGLHSYAM from the coding sequence GTGAGTTCGTTGCTCGCGAGCTTGTCGGACAACTTCGTCTACGCCTCGACGGCGGTCATCGCGCTGGCGATGCTGGCGCACGCGGCCGAGTGGGCGTTCCGCCGCGAACGCCGTACCTCCGGCCGGGCGGAACAGTCAGCGGCTGTGCGTGGCGAGACAAGCGGCGCGTCCACGGCGGCAGCGCAGTCGTCCGCCGACGACTCCGGCGCGGGTGAGTCCGGTGGCGGGGTGGCCGTGCTGGAACGCGAGCAGGCGCCGGACGGCGGAGGCGTCGACCGGGCCGACCTGTTCGCCCGGATCGGTGTGGCGCTGACGATCCTGTCCACCGGCCTGCTCGGCGCGGGTGTGCTGTGCCGGGGATTCGCGGCCGGCCGGGTGCCGTGGAGCAACCTGTACGAGTTCTCGATCACCGGCAGCTTCGTGATCATGGTCGTCTACCTCGTGTCGCTTCGGAAGCTGCGCACGAACTTCCTCGGGCTGCCGCTGACCGGGTTCGTCCTGGTCCTGCTCACGGTGGCCATCTCGGTGCTCTACATCCCGGTGACCGGCCTGATCCCCGCCCTGCAGTCCTACTGGCTGGTCATCCACGTCTCCGCCGCCTGCCTGGCCACCGGCATCTTCACCCTGGGCGCCGTTGCCAGCGCCCTGCAGATCTTCAAGGCCCGCTACGAACGCCGGGTGGCCGAGGGTCGCCGTACCCCCGGCGGCTACCTCGCCCAGCTTCCGTCCGCGCAGGCCATCGACCGGGTGGCGTACCGGCTGAACGCGTTCGCGTTCCCGATCTGGACGTTCGCCCTGATCGCCGGAGCGGTGTGGGCGGCGGCGGCCTGGGGCCGCTACTGGGGCTGGGACCCCAAGGAGACCTGGATGTTCATCACCTGGGTCTGCTACGCCGCCTACCTGCACGCACGGTCGACGGCCGGGTGGCGGACCAAGGTGTCGGGGATCGCGCTGGTGTCCTACGCCGCGCTGGTGTTCAACCTGGTCGGCGTCAACTTCTTCATCTCCGGCCTGCACTCCTACGCCATGTAG
- a CDS encoding histidine phosphatase family protein has product MSRSRTLVHLLRHGEVDNPQKVLYGRLPGYHLSELGREMAERVAETVASRPITHLVASPLERAQETAQPMADKLGLPISTDERLIEAGNLFEGLTFGVGDGSLRRPDSWKHLRNPFRPSWGEPYRAIVVRMLAAMADARTAAEGAEALLVSHQLPIWTVRSYVEGRRLWHDPRKRQCTLASLTTFTYEDGRIVSVDYSEPAADLLPGGLAGKKFVAGA; this is encoded by the coding sequence GTGAGCCGAAGCCGCACCCTCGTCCATCTGCTGCGCCACGGCGAGGTCGACAACCCGCAGAAGGTTCTCTACGGCCGGCTCCCCGGCTACCACCTGTCCGAGCTCGGGCGGGAGATGGCCGAGCGCGTCGCCGAGACCGTCGCGTCCCGGCCGATCACCCACCTGGTCGCCTCCCCGCTGGAGCGCGCGCAGGAGACGGCCCAGCCGATGGCCGACAAGCTGGGCCTGCCGATCAGCACCGACGAACGCCTGATCGAGGCGGGCAACCTGTTCGAGGGGCTGACGTTCGGGGTGGGCGACGGTTCGCTGCGCCGGCCGGACTCGTGGAAGCACCTGCGCAACCCCTTCCGGCCGTCGTGGGGCGAGCCCTACCGCGCGATCGTGGTGCGGATGCTTGCGGCGATGGCCGATGCGCGGACCGCCGCGGAGGGTGCGGAGGCGCTGCTCGTCTCCCACCAGCTGCCGATCTGGACGGTGCGGTCCTACGTCGAGGGCCGCCGCCTGTGGCACGACCCGCGCAAGCGTCAATGCACGCTTGCCAGCCTGACGACGTTCACCTACGAGGACGGCCGGATCGTGTCCGTGGACTACTCCGAGCCGGCGGCGGACCTGCTGCCGGGCGGTCTGGCGGGCAAGAAGTTCGTCGCCGGGGCGTGA
- a CDS encoding uroporphyrinogen-III synthase: MTAKTKTTKKLQGSVSFVGVGPGDPALVTARAKELLGRADVIAGELAAFEVVLSTHVREDVERLELTEDAVTAAEAGRVLAKHGKDGKHVVRLYHGDPFLDGNAAEHVAAFVRHHVPFEVTPGLPVATAVPAYAGIPLTGTKVRETRIVDLSGGEPAWETFAEGSATLVLTNVTEGLKDIAAFLVKAGREPSTPVAATTAGTTTDQRTVAGTLETIAAEVKSSRLAGPFVFVVGSAVAHRDKLSWFETKPLFGWRILVPRTKEQAGVLSKLLRQYGAVPEEVPTISVEPPRNPQQLDRAITGLVTGRYQWVAFTSVNAVRAVREKFEEYGLDARAFAGLKIAAVGEKTAEAIQSWGIKPDLVPSGEHSARGLVEDWPPYDRVLDPINRVFLPRADIATETLVAGLVELGWEVDDVTAYRTVRAAPPPAPIREAIKTGRFDAVAFTSSSTVRNLVGIAGKPHATTVIAAIGAQTATTAEEHGLRVDVQPPQPSIEALAEALADFGEARRAAQIEAGDPVTKPSERKAGARRRATTK; encoded by the coding sequence GTGACCGCCAAGACAAAGACCACTAAGAAACTCCAGGGCTCGGTCTCCTTCGTCGGGGTCGGCCCCGGCGACCCCGCGCTCGTCACTGCCAGGGCGAAGGAGCTCCTGGGCCGTGCGGACGTCATCGCCGGTGAGCTTGCGGCCTTCGAGGTCGTGCTCAGCACTCACGTCCGCGAGGACGTCGAGCGGCTGGAGCTGACCGAGGACGCCGTGACCGCGGCCGAGGCCGGCCGAGTACTCGCCAAGCACGGGAAGGACGGCAAGCACGTCGTACGCCTGTACCACGGCGACCCGTTCCTCGACGGCAACGCCGCCGAGCACGTCGCCGCGTTCGTCCGGCACCACGTGCCGTTCGAGGTGACGCCCGGTCTGCCGGTGGCGACCGCGGTGCCCGCCTACGCGGGGATCCCGCTGACAGGTACCAAGGTGCGTGAGACCCGCATCGTCGACCTGAGCGGCGGCGAGCCGGCGTGGGAGACGTTCGCCGAGGGCTCGGCGACCCTGGTGCTCACCAACGTCACCGAGGGCCTGAAGGACATCGCCGCGTTCCTGGTCAAGGCCGGCCGGGAGCCTTCGACGCCGGTGGCCGCGACCACCGCCGGCACCACCACCGACCAGCGCACCGTTGCCGGGACGCTGGAGACGATCGCGGCCGAGGTGAAGTCGTCCCGGCTCGCCGGTCCGTTCGTCTTCGTCGTCGGCTCGGCCGTCGCGCATCGCGACAAGCTGTCGTGGTTCGAGACCAAGCCGCTCTTCGGCTGGCGGATCCTGGTCCCGCGGACCAAGGAGCAGGCGGGCGTGCTGTCCAAGCTGCTCCGGCAGTACGGCGCGGTGCCCGAGGAGGTCCCGACCATCTCCGTGGAGCCGCCGCGAAACCCCCAGCAGCTGGACCGGGCCATCACCGGGCTGGTCACCGGCCGCTACCAGTGGGTGGCGTTCACCTCGGTCAACGCGGTGCGCGCGGTGCGGGAGAAGTTCGAGGAGTACGGCCTGGACGCACGGGCGTTCGCCGGCCTGAAGATCGCCGCGGTGGGGGAGAAGACCGCCGAGGCGATCCAGTCCTGGGGCATCAAGCCCGACCTGGTGCCCTCCGGTGAGCACTCCGCGCGGGGTCTGGTGGAGGACTGGCCGCCCTACGACCGGGTGCTGGACCCGATCAACCGGGTGTTCCTTCCCCGTGCCGACATCGCCACCGAGACGCTGGTGGCCGGACTTGTCGAGCTCGGCTGGGAGGTCGACGACGTGACGGCGTACCGCACGGTGCGCGCCGCGCCGCCGCCCGCCCCGATCCGGGAGGCGATCAAGACCGGCAGGTTCGACGCGGTGGCCTTCACCTCCAGTTCGACGGTGCGCAACCTCGTCGGCATCGCCGGCAAGCCGCACGCCACCACCGTGATCGCCGCCATCGGCGCGCAGACCGCGACGACGGCGGAGGAACACGGCCTGCGGGTCGACGTTCAGCCGCCGCAGCCGTCGATCGAGGCGCTGGCGGAGGCGCTCGCCGACTTCGGCGAGGCGCGGCGCGCGGCCCAGATCGAGGCCGGCGACCCGGTGACCAAGCCGTCCGAACGCAAGGCGGGTGCCCGGCGCCGGGCAACCACCAAGTAG
- a CDS encoding TlpA disulfide reductase family protein, which produces MGSRSPRHPRGARSRALAAVATLALLGVAGLAGCSGDGSGGGGEGGDGSRSTNATTRFVSGSGTVTTMPPDERRRAPAVAGTTLDGKRVALADYRGKVVVLNVWGSWCAPCRKEAPDLAAAARALRAKGVEFLGINTRDVSRQPAQAFVRTFDVPYPSIYDPNGEQLLGFRATLPPSAIPSTLVIDKQGRVAARVLGNVSRRTLEQLTTDVTGLR; this is translated from the coding sequence ATGGGTTCCAGGTCACCGAGGCACCCGCGGGGCGCGCGGTCGCGCGCGCTCGCCGCGGTGGCGACGCTCGCCCTGCTGGGCGTGGCCGGACTCGCCGGTTGTTCTGGTGACGGCTCCGGCGGCGGAGGCGAGGGCGGCGACGGTTCGCGTTCGACCAACGCCACCACGAGGTTCGTCTCCGGCAGCGGCACCGTCACCACGATGCCGCCCGACGAACGCCGCCGGGCCCCGGCGGTCGCCGGGACCACACTGGACGGCAAGCGGGTCGCACTCGCCGACTACCGCGGCAAGGTCGTCGTGCTGAACGTCTGGGGCTCCTGGTGCGCGCCCTGCCGCAAGGAGGCGCCCGACCTGGCCGCCGCCGCCCGCGCCCTGCGGGCCAAGGGCGTGGAGTTCCTCGGCATCAACACCCGGGACGTCTCCCGCCAACCGGCCCAGGCGTTCGTGCGTACCTTCGACGTGCCGTACCCGAGCATCTACGACCCGAACGGCGAACAGCTGCTGGGTTTCCGGGCGACGCTGCCGCCGAGCGCGATCCCTTCGACGCTGGTGATCGACAAGCAGGGCCGGGTCGCCGCGCGGGTGCTCGGCAACGTCAGCCGGCGCACCCTCGAGCAACTCACCACCGACGTGACGGGGCTGCGGTGA
- a CDS encoding cytochrome c biogenesis CcdA family protein: MGDGFARTALNGSLMLAIPIAALAGLVSFLSPCVLPLVPGYLSYVTGLTGADLASARRGRMLAGALLFVLGFAAVFVSIGAVFGVVGNFLAVNAGLLTRILGVVAILLGLAFVGLVPWLQRDVRVHKVPAVGLAAAPLLGVLFGLGWTPCVGPTLGVAATLAVNEGTAGRGSLLMLAYALGLGVPFVLVALGFRRVLGGLSWVRRHHVWVTRAGGALLILVGLAMVTGAWDAVIGPLRQWASNFLTVV, encoded by the coding sequence GTGGGCGACGGCTTCGCGCGTACGGCGCTGAACGGCTCGCTGATGCTGGCGATCCCGATCGCGGCGCTGGCCGGCCTGGTGTCCTTCCTGTCCCCGTGCGTGCTGCCGCTGGTGCCGGGCTACCTGTCCTACGTCACCGGGCTCACCGGCGCCGACCTGGCATCGGCACGGCGCGGCCGGATGCTGGCCGGCGCGCTGTTGTTCGTACTCGGCTTCGCGGCGGTGTTCGTCTCCATCGGCGCGGTGTTCGGCGTGGTGGGCAACTTCCTCGCTGTCAACGCCGGCTTGCTCACCCGGATCCTGGGCGTGGTGGCGATCCTGCTCGGCTTGGCGTTCGTCGGACTCGTGCCCTGGCTGCAACGCGACGTACGGGTGCACAAGGTGCCGGCGGTCGGGCTGGCTGCGGCGCCGCTGCTCGGCGTGCTGTTCGGCCTGGGCTGGACGCCGTGCGTCGGCCCGACGCTCGGCGTGGCGGCGACGCTCGCGGTCAACGAGGGGACCGCCGGGCGCGGCTCGCTGCTGATGCTCGCGTACGCGCTCGGTCTCGGTGTGCCGTTCGTCCTCGTGGCGCTCGGCTTCCGGAGGGTGCTGGGCGGGCTGTCCTGGGTGCGCCGCCACCACGTGTGGGTGACCCGGGCCGGCGGCGCGCTGCTGATCCTGGTCGGCCTGGCCATGGTCACCGGGGCCTGGGACGCCGTGATCGGCCCGCTGCGGCAGTGGGCGAGCAACTTCCTGACGGTGGTGTGA
- the resB gene encoding cytochrome c biogenesis protein ResB, with protein MASTQERERERQAPAAKDAPPLGPRELARWVWRQLTSMRTALILLFLLAVASIPGTLIPQRRINPVTVAEFVRNNPGLSRWYERFGLFDVFGSPWFGAIYLLLLVSLLGCILPRTLAHWRLIRSRPPVAPRRLERLSVHRSWTTDTPPDQVLAAARERLRAARYRVVADEAPVGSPGSSGSSGSAGSAGSAGSSLSAERGYLREVGNLLFHMAIVVVLVGVAIGSLFGFRGTVLVVVGNGFANTVTQYDGYQSGGLFKESRLAPFSFTVKSFRVKFATNGEESGSPRSFDAALAYAPRPGATIRDYHLRINHPLHVDGTQIHLSGHGYAPRFTVRDGTGKVAFSGPVPFLPQDANFSSTGVVKVPDARPKQFGFEGFFLPTGMIDQQRGPISAFPDALRPMVFLTGYTGNLGLDEGVPQSVYSLDKTRLTQLEGGDGPWRKSLEPGQTASLPGGGSIRFDGYTRWVNLQISSNPGAPVALVGAVLALAGLLLSLVVRRRRVWVRVGTDDGRTVVAIAGMDKGERLSSRAPGVARAAPDEGDRAEREGRSGPAGADDGETRDLAVEIDRIAADLPGRAAPAGEESP; from the coding sequence ATGGCTTCGACGCAGGAACGCGAGCGCGAGCGCCAGGCGCCGGCGGCCAAGGACGCGCCGCCGCTCGGCCCACGGGAGCTGGCCCGCTGGGTGTGGCGGCAGCTGACGTCGATGCGTACCGCCCTCATCCTGTTGTTCCTGCTGGCGGTGGCGTCCATCCCCGGCACGCTCATCCCGCAGCGCCGGATCAACCCGGTGACCGTGGCGGAGTTCGTCCGCAACAACCCCGGGCTGTCCCGGTGGTACGAACGGTTCGGGCTGTTCGATGTGTTCGGCTCGCCGTGGTTCGGCGCGATCTACCTGCTGTTGCTGGTGTCCCTGCTCGGCTGCATCCTGCCGCGCACGCTCGCCCACTGGCGGCTGATCCGGTCCCGGCCGCCGGTCGCGCCGCGCCGCCTGGAGCGGCTGTCGGTGCATCGGTCCTGGACCACCGACACCCCGCCCGACCAGGTGCTCGCTGCCGCCCGGGAGCGCCTGCGCGCGGCGCGGTACCGCGTGGTGGCCGATGAGGCGCCCGTCGGATCGCCCGGGTCTTCGGGGTCTTCCGGGTCCGCCGGCTCGGCCGGCTCGGCCGGCTCGTCACTGTCCGCCGAACGCGGCTACCTGCGCGAGGTCGGCAACCTCCTCTTCCACATGGCGATCGTCGTGGTGCTGGTCGGCGTGGCCATCGGCAGCCTGTTCGGGTTCCGCGGCACCGTGCTGGTCGTCGTCGGCAACGGCTTCGCCAACACCGTGACGCAGTACGACGGCTACCAGAGCGGCGGGTTGTTCAAGGAGAGCCGGCTGGCGCCGTTCTCGTTCACCGTGAAGAGCTTCAGGGTGAAGTTCGCCACCAACGGCGAGGAGAGCGGTTCGCCACGATCGTTCGACGCGGCGCTGGCGTACGCCCCGCGCCCGGGTGCCACCATCCGCGACTACCACCTGCGGATCAACCACCCCCTGCACGTGGACGGTACGCAGATCCACCTGAGCGGCCACGGGTACGCGCCACGGTTCACCGTCCGCGACGGCACCGGAAAGGTGGCGTTCTCCGGGCCGGTGCCGTTCCTGCCACAGGACGCTAACTTCTCCTCCACCGGCGTGGTGAAGGTGCCCGACGCCCGGCCCAAGCAGTTCGGGTTCGAGGGCTTCTTCCTGCCGACGGGGATGATCGACCAGCAGCGCGGCCCGATCTCGGCGTTCCCGGACGCGCTGCGGCCGATGGTGTTCCTCACCGGGTACACCGGCAACCTCGGCCTCGACGAGGGTGTGCCGCAGTCGGTGTACAGCCTGGACAAGACCCGGCTGACCCAGCTCGAGGGCGGGGACGGCCCCTGGCGCAAGTCGCTGGAGCCCGGGCAGACCGCCTCACTGCCCGGCGGGGGCAGCATCCGCTTCGACGGCTACACCCGCTGGGTCAACCTCCAGATCAGCAGCAATCCAGGTGCGCCGGTGGCGCTGGTGGGCGCGGTGCTAGCACTGGCCGGGTTGCTACTATCCCTTGTAGTACGTCGCCGCCGGGTATGGGTGCGAGTCGGCACAGACGACGGGCGTACCGTGGTCGCGATCGCCGGCATGGACAAGGGCGAACGGCTCAGCTCCCGCGCACCGGGCGTGGCCCGGGCGGCACCCGACGAGGGAGACCGCGCCGAGCGGGAGGGGCGGTCCGGCCCGGCCGGCGCCGACGACGGTGAGACGCGCGACCTCGCCGTCGAGATCGACAGAATCGCCGCGGACCTTCCCGGTCGTGCGGCCCCGGCCGGGGAGGAATCACCGTGA
- the hemB gene encoding porphobilinogen synthase codes for MGYPEMRPRRLRTTPAMRRLVAETEVPPRSLVLPIFVLEGAAEPVPIPSMPGVVQHTLDSLRKAAVEAVEAGVGGLMLFAVPQAKDAVGSGATDPNGILNVAIREVAAEVGDASVVMADLCLDEFTDHGHCGVLTPDGRVDNDATLARYADMAVAQADAGVQVVGPSGMMDGQIGAIRAALDRAGHTDVSAMAYSAKYASAFFGPFRDAVQSSLEGDRSTYQQDPANATESMREVALDVAEGADMVLVKPALGYLDVVRRVRDAVDVPVAAYNVSGEYSMVEAAAAQGWIDRERAILEVLTSIRRAGADIVLTYWAVEAARRLR; via the coding sequence ATGGGTTATCCGGAGATGCGCCCCAGGCGCCTTCGTACGACGCCCGCGATGCGCCGGCTGGTCGCCGAGACCGAGGTGCCGCCGCGCTCGCTGGTGCTGCCGATCTTCGTCCTGGAGGGCGCGGCCGAACCAGTCCCGATCCCGTCCATGCCGGGTGTGGTGCAACACACCCTGGACTCCCTGCGCAAGGCGGCCGTCGAGGCCGTCGAGGCCGGTGTCGGCGGGCTGATGCTGTTCGCGGTGCCGCAGGCCAAGGACGCGGTGGGGTCCGGGGCGACCGACCCGAACGGCATCCTCAACGTCGCGATCCGCGAGGTCGCCGCGGAGGTCGGTGACGCGAGCGTGGTGATGGCCGACCTCTGCCTGGACGAGTTCACCGACCACGGGCACTGCGGCGTCCTCACCCCCGACGGCCGGGTGGACAACGACGCCACGCTGGCGAGGTACGCCGACATGGCCGTCGCCCAGGCCGACGCCGGGGTCCAGGTGGTCGGGCCGAGCGGCATGATGGACGGTCAGATCGGGGCGATCCGCGCTGCCCTGGACCGGGCCGGCCACACCGACGTGAGTGCGATGGCCTACTCCGCGAAGTACGCCTCGGCGTTCTTCGGCCCCTTCCGCGACGCCGTTCAGTCCAGTCTGGAGGGCGACCGCAGTACGTACCAGCAGGACCCCGCCAACGCCACCGAGTCGATGCGGGAGGTCGCGCTCGACGTCGCCGAGGGCGCCGACATGGTGCTCGTCAAACCCGCGCTGGGCTACCTCGACGTGGTCCGCCGGGTGCGGGACGCGGTGGACGTTCCGGTCGCCGCGTACAACGTGTCCGGTGAGTACTCCATGGTCGAGGCGGCCGCCGCCCAGGGCTGGATCGACCGCGAGCGCGCGATTCTCGAGGTCCTCACGTCGATCCGCAGGGCCGGCGCCGACATCGTGCTGACGTACTGGGCGGTGGAGGCGGCGCGCCGGCTGCGCTGA
- the hemL gene encoding glutamate-1-semialdehyde 2,1-aminomutase has product MTEPRNPATHGSAASQALFERARVVTPGGVNSPVRAFHAVGGTPRFVTSARGPYLLDADGNEYVDLIGSWGPMILGHAHPEVVAAATRAVSAGTSYGTPTRPEVELAEEIVARTPIEQVRFVSSGTEATMSAIRLARGVTGRAKLVKFAGCYHGHVDALLASAGSGVATFGHPDSPGVTGAQAGDTLVVPYNDRAAVSEVFARYGEEIAAIITEAAPGNMGAVPPEDGFNEFLARTAHEHGALFISDEVMTGFRVSRSGWYGIDGVAADLVTFGKVMGGGFPAAAFGGKAAHMERLSPAGPVYQAGTLAGNPVATTAGLTTLRLADAQVYAHLDKTAATIAGLVSEALTKEGVPHLPQFAGNLFSIFFVDPTEVPRVRNFDDARSQAQHRFRAFFHAMLDGGVHLPPSAFEVWFVSAAHDEEALDRIASALPAAARAAAAAEPDPAPGRPAAQPAAPTADPTQQERS; this is encoded by the coding sequence GTGACCGAGCCGCGAAACCCCGCAACGCACGGAAGTGCCGCCTCCCAGGCGTTGTTCGAACGTGCCCGTGTCGTCACTCCCGGTGGCGTCAACTCACCGGTCCGGGCGTTCCACGCCGTGGGCGGTACGCCGAGGTTCGTCACCTCCGCGCGCGGGCCGTACCTCCTGGACGCCGACGGCAACGAGTACGTCGACCTGATCGGCTCGTGGGGCCCGATGATCCTCGGCCACGCCCACCCGGAGGTGGTGGCCGCGGCCACCCGCGCGGTGTCGGCGGGCACGTCCTACGGCACGCCCACCCGCCCGGAGGTGGAGCTGGCCGAGGAGATCGTCGCCCGTACGCCGATCGAGCAGGTGAGATTCGTCTCGTCCGGCACCGAGGCCACCATGTCGGCGATCCGGCTGGCCCGGGGCGTCACCGGCCGGGCGAAGCTGGTGAAGTTCGCCGGGTGTTACCACGGTCACGTCGACGCGCTGCTGGCCTCCGCGGGGTCGGGGGTGGCGACGTTCGGGCACCCGGACTCCCCGGGCGTGACCGGTGCGCAGGCCGGCGACACCCTGGTCGTTCCGTACAACGACCGTGCGGCGGTGAGCGAGGTCTTCGCGAGGTACGGCGAGGAGATCGCGGCGATCATCACCGAGGCCGCGCCGGGCAACATGGGAGCGGTACCACCCGAGGACGGGTTCAACGAGTTCCTGGCGCGGACCGCGCACGAGCACGGGGCGTTGTTCATCTCGGACGAGGTGATGACGGGCTTCCGGGTGAGCCGTTCCGGTTGGTACGGCATCGACGGCGTGGCCGCCGACCTCGTGACGTTCGGCAAGGTGATGGGTGGCGGCTTCCCGGCCGCGGCGTTCGGCGGGAAGGCGGCCCACATGGAGCGGCTGTCCCCGGCCGGCCCCGTCTACCAGGCCGGCACGCTGGCGGGTAACCCCGTCGCCACCACGGCCGGGCTCACCACGCTGCGCCTGGCCGACGCGCAGGTCTACGCACACCTGGACAAGACGGCGGCCACCATCGCCGGACTGGTCAGCGAGGCGCTGACCAAGGAGGGCGTACCCCACCTGCCGCAGTTCGCCGGGAACCTCTTCAGCATCTTCTTCGTAGACCCCACCGAGGTGCCGCGGGTCCGCAACTTCGACGACGCCCGCTCGCAGGCGCAGCACCGGTTCCGGGCGTTCTTCCACGCGATGCTCGACGGCGGGGTGCACCTGCCGCCGAGCGCGTTCGAGGTGTGGTTCGTCAGCGCCGCGCACGACGAGGAGGCGCTGGACCGCATCGCCTCCGCCCTGCCGGCCGCGGCCAGGGCAGCCGCTGCGGCCGAACCCGATCCGGCCCCAGGAAGGCCAGCAGCCCAGCCAGCAGCCCCGACAGCCGACCCGACTCAGCAGGAGCGTTCGTGA